A genomic segment from Halonatronomonas betaini encodes:
- a CDS encoding CtsR family transcriptional regulator yields MGNLSDEIEKYLNDLINEYQGKIKIKRNRLADEFDCAPSQINYVLNTRFTSEKGYIVESRRGGSGFIRIIKISIESTDDLLRKLLARVDQPLTKKEAEGIIDRLYDNNIINDREKELMETVFHKKSLKVDKPLRNHLRGNLMKSMLEVILKSELD; encoded by the coding sequence ATGGGAAACTTATCTGATGAGATTGAAAAGTATTTGAATGATTTAATTAATGAATATCAGGGTAAAATTAAAATAAAAAGAAATAGGTTGGCTGATGAATTTGATTGTGCTCCTTCTCAAATAAATTATGTTCTTAATACTCGCTTTACATCTGAAAAAGGTTATATAGTTGAGAGTAGAAGAGGGGGAAGTGGATTTATAAGGATAATAAAAATTTCTATTGAATCTACAGATGATTTACTAAGAAAACTTTTAGCTAGAGTCGATCAACCTCTTACTAAAAAAGAAGCAGAAGGAATAATTGATAGACTATATGATAATAATATTATCAATGATCGAGAAAAGGAATTGATGGAAACTGTTTTTCATAAAAAGTCTTTAAAGGTAGATAAACCTCTTAGAAATCACTTAAGAGGAAATCTTATGAAATCAATGCTTGAAGTTATTTTGAAATCAGAACTGGATTAA